One part of the Hydra vulgaris chromosome 01, alternate assembly HydraT2T_AEP genome encodes these proteins:
- the LOC136074370 gene encoding uncharacterized protein LOC136074370 — MVRNYIRKIDCGNFSEQNMLLAIDSVKLKEMSLRKAALTFSVNKDALLRRFQRKLKNLEYCNIHKRSLGSFKKVLLDDTENQLVSYIEEMDSVYYGLSISDIQQIVFRYVEKYNIVHPFNKYNGVAGRDFVSGFLKRHPDLLIRKPQGLSLNRINGLNCSSVNIYFKNIEIVLKKYKFEAHQIFYCDESGITTVHEPVKVITKKGKHCISSVRSGKRGVTTTIVYAMIVTGLFVPPMMILKRKRMKLELIDHAPTGTIKGCSKNGWITTDLFMEYIKHFTKYTRASIENKILLILDGHKTHTKNINLLDFAKENGIVVITLPPHTSHKLQPLDRSFFKPIKTFYNIECGSWLREHPGRKITTDQLGVYSPKPIIRLPL, encoded by the coding sequence ATGGTTAGAAactatataagaaaaattgatTGTGGCAATTTTTCTGAGCAGAACATGTTATTGGCAATCGACTCCGTAAAATTAAAGGAAATGTCACTGAGAAAAGCAGCTTTGACTTTTAGtgtaaataaagatgctttACTTAGAAGgtttcaaagaaaattaaagaatttagaatATTGTAATATTCATAAAAGATCACttggttcatttaaaaaagtattgctGGATGATACTGAAAATCAATTAGTTAGCTACATTGAAGAAATGGATTCAGTTTATTATGGATTGTCGATAAGTGACATCCAACAAATTGTCTTCCGGTATGTAGAAAAGTATAACATAGTTCatccatttaataaatataatggtgTTGCAGGAAGAGATTTTGTAAGTGGGTTTTTGAAGAGACATCCAGACCTTTTAATAAGAAAGCCTCAGGGGTTGTCTTTAAATCGTATTAATGGTTTAAACTGCAGTTCTGTGAACATTTATTTCAAGAATatagaaattgttttaaaaaaatacaagtttgaagctcatcaaattttttactgCGATGAATCAGGTATTACAACTGTACATGAACCtgttaaagttataacaaaaaaagggAAGCATTGTATTTCTTCTGTAAGAAGTGGTAAACGGGGTGTAACAACAACCATTGTTTATGCTATGATTGTAACTGGACTATTTGTTCCACCAATGATGATTTTAAAGAGAAAGCGAATGAAATTAGAACTAATCGACCATGCTCCCACTGGAACAATTAAAGGGTGCTCTAAAAATGGATGGATTACAACTGATCTGTTCATGGAGTATATAAAACACTTTACTAAGTACACTAGAGCttctatagaaaataaaattcttttaattttagatgggCACAAAACtcatacaaaaaacattaacttgTTGGATTTTGCAAAGGAAAATGGAATAGTTGTTATAACCTTACCACCTCATACTTCTCATAAGTTGCAGCCACTTGATCGAAGCTTTTTTAAAccgataaaaactttttataatatagaatgtGGATCATGGTTGCGTGAGCATCCTGGAAGAAAAATAACAACTGATCAACTTGGAGTATATTCTCCAAAGCCTATAATAAGGCTGCCTCTGTAG